In Vicia villosa cultivar HV-30 ecotype Madison, WI unplaced genomic scaffold, Vvil1.0 ctg.000084F_1_1_3, whole genome shotgun sequence, a single genomic region encodes these proteins:
- the LOC131623856 gene encoding GDP-fucose transporter 1-like isoform X2, whose amino-acid sequence MSSTTKPPHYATSGLVIGYALCSSLLAIINKYAITQFNYPGLLTALQYLTSSLGVYLLGKLGFLHHDPFNFQIAKKFFPAALVFYLAIFTNTNLLRHANVDTFIVFRSLTPLLVALADTAFRGQPSPSNLTFFSLVVILAGAVGYVSTDSGFTLTAYSWAFAYLVTITTEMVYIKHMVMSLGLNTWGFVLYNNVLSLMLAPFFWFLTGENFEVANAITASTGSLFETNAVLAVSLSCVFGLLISFFGFAARKAVSATAFTVTGVVNKFLTVAINVTIWDKHASPAGLVCLFFTIIGGVLYQQSVTGNGSQQREAVVVSKQGDVESNLVGDGDLEDESDVKV is encoded by the exons ATGTCATCAACCACAAAGCCACCGCACTACGCCACAAGCGGCTTAGTAATCGGCTACGCTCTCTGCTCAAGCTTGCTAGCCATCATCAACAAATACGCCATCACACAATTCAACTACCCGGGCCTCTTAACCGCTCTACAGTACCTAACTTCCTCCCTCGGCGTTTACCTTCTcggaaaactagggtttcttcATCACGATCCTTTCAATTTTCAGATTGCCAAGAAATTCTTCCCTGCCGCACTCGTTTTCTACCTCGCGATCTTCACCAACACCAATCTCCTACGTCACGCTAACGTTGATACCTTCATTGTTTTCAGATCTCTTACTCCTCTTCTCGTTGCTCTTGCTGATACGGCTTTTCGAGGTCAACCTTCGCCTTCGAATCTCACGTTTTTCTCGCTTGTGGTGATTCTCGCTGGTGCGGTTGGGTATGTTTCCACTGATTCGGGTTTTACTCTGACTGCTTATTCTTGGGCTTTTGCTTATTTGGTTACGATTACTACTGAGATGGTTTATATTAAGCATATGGTTATGAGTCTTGGGTTGAATACTTGGGGTTTTGTTCTTTATAACAATGTGTTATCTCTAATGCTTGCTCCTTTCTTTTGGTTTCTTACTGGAGAGAATTTCGAGGTTGCGAATGCAATTACTGCTAGTACTGGGAGTTTGTTTGAGACGAATGCGGTTCTTGCGGTTTCGTTGTCTTGTGTATTTGGTTTGCTTATTAGTTTCTTTGGATTTGCGGCGAGGAAAGCGGTTTCGGCGACTGCTTTTACTGTTACTGGGGTTGTGAATAAGTTTCTTACTGTGGCCATTAATGTGACGATTTGGGATAAGCATGCTAGTCCGGCGGgtttggtttgtttgttttttactaTAATTGGGGGAGTTCTTTATCAGCAATCGGTGACTGGGAATGGTTCGCAACAACGGGAGGCTGTGGTGGTGAGTAAGCAGGGTGATGTTGAGAGTAATCTTGTTGGTGATGGTGATTTGGAAGATGAGAGTGACGTAAAGG TTTGA
- the LOC131623856 gene encoding GDP-fucose transporter 1-like isoform X1 produces the protein MSSTTKPPHYATSGLVIGYALCSSLLAIINKYAITQFNYPGLLTALQYLTSSLGVYLLGKLGFLHHDPFNFQIAKKFFPAALVFYLAIFTNTNLLRHANVDTFIVFRSLTPLLVALADTAFRGQPSPSNLTFFSLVVILAGAVGYVSTDSGFTLTAYSWAFAYLVTITTEMVYIKHMVMSLGLNTWGFVLYNNVLSLMLAPFFWFLTGENFEVANAITASTGSLFETNAVLAVSLSCVFGLLISFFGFAARKAVSATAFTVTGVVNKFLTVAINVTIWDKHASPAGLVCLFFTIIGGVLYQQSVTGNGSQQREAVVVSKQGDVESNLVGDGDLEDESDVKGIR, from the exons ATGTCATCAACCACAAAGCCACCGCACTACGCCACAAGCGGCTTAGTAATCGGCTACGCTCTCTGCTCAAGCTTGCTAGCCATCATCAACAAATACGCCATCACACAATTCAACTACCCGGGCCTCTTAACCGCTCTACAGTACCTAACTTCCTCCCTCGGCGTTTACCTTCTcggaaaactagggtttcttcATCACGATCCTTTCAATTTTCAGATTGCCAAGAAATTCTTCCCTGCCGCACTCGTTTTCTACCTCGCGATCTTCACCAACACCAATCTCCTACGTCACGCTAACGTTGATACCTTCATTGTTTTCAGATCTCTTACTCCTCTTCTCGTTGCTCTTGCTGATACGGCTTTTCGAGGTCAACCTTCGCCTTCGAATCTCACGTTTTTCTCGCTTGTGGTGATTCTCGCTGGTGCGGTTGGGTATGTTTCCACTGATTCGGGTTTTACTCTGACTGCTTATTCTTGGGCTTTTGCTTATTTGGTTACGATTACTACTGAGATGGTTTATATTAAGCATATGGTTATGAGTCTTGGGTTGAATACTTGGGGTTTTGTTCTTTATAACAATGTGTTATCTCTAATGCTTGCTCCTTTCTTTTGGTTTCTTACTGGAGAGAATTTCGAGGTTGCGAATGCAATTACTGCTAGTACTGGGAGTTTGTTTGAGACGAATGCGGTTCTTGCGGTTTCGTTGTCTTGTGTATTTGGTTTGCTTATTAGTTTCTTTGGATTTGCGGCGAGGAAAGCGGTTTCGGCGACTGCTTTTACTGTTACTGGGGTTGTGAATAAGTTTCTTACTGTGGCCATTAATGTGACGATTTGGGATAAGCATGCTAGTCCGGCGGgtttggtttgtttgttttttactaTAATTGGGGGAGTTCTTTATCAGCAATCGGTGACTGGGAATGGTTCGCAACAACGGGAGGCTGTGGTGGTGAGTAAGCAGGGTGATGTTGAGAGTAATCTTGTTGGTGATGGTGATTTGGAAGATGAGAGTGACGTAAAGG GTATAAGATAA
- the LOC131623867 gene encoding inactive protein RESTRICTED TEV MOVEMENT 2-like, which translates to MDQIQKTQSAPERVYKDFEPYFEWIKDEVSYTLILMLPGFTKEQLRVQVTSKGVLRINGERQGIENIWHRFRKVFPIPQYCDTNDVDAKFEHGVLSIKFPKLITPDNKPQEQETITNPPQEEPSMARQNSDEAKAPTQAQVVDEPREMQKEDEKENNKIEEQVENDQNNVKTNHVSPETKEVVKTREVIDIQREDKEKEKEEREDTEKEKEERDIENSKRMRKDEK; encoded by the exons atggatcaaattcaaaagacaCAATCAGCACCTGAACGTGTTTACAAAGATTTTGAACCTTATTTTGAATGGATTAAAGATGAAGTAAGTTACACTCTTATCCTAATGCTGCCAG GATTCACAAAGGAACAATTGAGAGTGCAAGTGACTTCAAAAGGTGTCCTAAGGATCAATGGTGAAAGGCAAGGGATTGAGAATATATGGCATCGTTTTCGTAAGGTATTTCCAATTCCTCAATATTGTGACACAAATGATGTCGATGCCAAGTTTGAACATGGAGTGTTGTCAATCAAGTTTCCAAAATTGATCACCCCGGATAATAAGCCTCAAGAACAAGAAACTATCACGAATCCACCACAAGAAGAACCTTCAATGGCACGTCAAAATAGTGATGAAGCTAAGGCGCCAACACAAGCACAAGTGGTTGATGAACCGCGAGAGATGCaaaaggaagatgaaaaagaaaataacaagataGAAGAACAAGTTGAGAATGATCAAAATAATGTGAAGACTAATCATGTGTCACCGGAGACTAAAGAAGTTGTTAAAACTCGCGAAGTAATTGACATCC AAAGAGAAgacaaagagaaagagaaagaggaaagagaagacacagagaaagagaaagaggaaagagaTATAGAAAACAGTAAGAGAAtgagaaaagatgaaaaatga